The nucleotide window GTTGATGGTGCTCACCGCGAACGTCAGGTCGGCGATCTGCTTGTCGTCGAAGTGCTCGCGCAGGTCGGCAAAGACGGCATCCGGCACATGGCCGTCCTGCACGTTGGTCACGGCTTCGGTCCACGCCAGTGCGGCGCGCTCCGACGGCGAGTACAGCTCGGTCTCGCGCCACGCATCGAGCAGGTGCAGGCGGCGGGCTTCGATGCCGACCTTCAGCGCGTCGGCCACGTGCATGTCGATGCAGAATGCGCAGCCGTTGAGTTGCGAGGCGCGCAGCCACACCAACTCCAGCAGGCCATCGGGCAGGCCGCAGTCATGGAAGTAGCCGCTCAGGGCTGCCATGTGTTCGTAGGCACGCGGCGAGGCTTTGATGTAGTTCAGACGTTGCATTTTTTAAGTCTCCGTTGAGTGTCGGGAAGTCAGTCGATGGATGTAACGATACGGGCTCTTGGCCTGCTTCGAAAGAGCCAAAACCGAATAGAATCGGTAGGCCAAAAAGACGCCGGAGACCGTCCCTATGCGCGACACCTCAGACCTCAGCGCCCTGCGCCTTGCCGACGCCGCCCAAGCCACCGGCATGCCGACCTACCGTGCGCTGTATGAGCGTATTCGCGAGGGCATTCTCTCGGGCAAGCTCGCGCCCTCGTCGCGGCTGCCATCCACGCGCGCCTTGGCCAGTGAGCTCGGCGTCGCACGCGGCACCGTCGAAGCCGCCTACGAGCGGCTGGTAGCCGAGGGCTTCGTGATCGGACGCGGTGCCGCCGGCAGCCGCGTGAACCCGCACTTGAGCGGCACGCGACTCGACGCGGCGGCGAAAGTCTTGCCTCGCGATACCGGTCATGGCCGCATCGGCGACGAAAAAACCGCCCGCCTGAACCCTGATGAGCCACCCGCCATCGGTAGCCCTCGCGCGCCGCGCCGGAACCATCGCATCGAAAACCCGAGTTACGTGCCGCTCAGCGCGCACGGCACCCCATTGCCGTTACAGAACGGCATGCCGGCATTCGACGAATTCCCCCGCAAGTTGTGGGCGCGCCTCGCGGCACGCCATGCCCGCCACTTGCCAGCCGACGCGCTCAGCTATCAGGACGCCGCCGGTCTGGCACCCCTGCGCGAGGCTATTGCCGGGTATCTGGCCATTGCGCGTGGCATTCACTGCGACCCGGCGCAGGTCATCGTCACCACGGGCTTTCAGGGCGCGCTGGCACTGATCGCCCGCCTGCTGTTGCAGCCGGGCGACGCCGTCTGGTGCGAAGACCCCGGCTATTTCCGGGCACACGAAGCCTTGCGGATGGTGAAGGCCACCCTGGTGCCCGTGCCCGTCGACAGCGACGGGCTCGACGTCGCCGAGGGTGAACGCCGTGCCCGCCACGCGCGCCTCGCGGTAATTACGCCCTCGCACCAGTCGCCGCTGTCGGTAGCGTTGCCGCTGGAACGCCGTCTCGCCTTGCTCAACTGGGCGCAGGCCAATCAGGCATGGATCGTCGAAGACGACTACGACAGCGAATTCCGCTATACCGGTGCGCCGTTGCCCGCCTTGAAGAGTCTGGACGGTGGCGAGCGCGTGCTTTACGCGGGATCGTTCGGCAAAGTGCTGTTTCCCGGCCTGCGGCTTGGCTATCTCGTCGTGCCGCCCGCGTTATGCGACGACTTCACGGCAGCCACCGCGCTGCTCTCACCCGTGCACGGCTGGATCGAACAGGCGACCGTCACAGACTTCATCACGGAAGGCCATTTCAGCCGCCACATTCGTCGTATGCGTCAGCTTTACGGTGAGCGCCGGACGGCACTGGCCGACGCGTTGCGGCAGCATCTTCCCGGGCGTATCGAACTCGCGCAACAGGCGGGCGGTATGCA belongs to Pandoraea norimbergensis and includes:
- a CDS encoding carboxymuconolactone decarboxylase family protein gives rise to the protein MQRLNYIKASPRAYEHMAALSGYFHDCGLPDGLLELVWLRASQLNGCAFCIDMHVADALKVGIEARRLHLLDAWRETELYSPSERAALAWTEAVTNVQDGHVPDAVFADLREHFDDKQIADLTFAVSTINAWNRLAISFRSALPKTPTGVR
- the pdxR gene encoding MocR-like pyridoxine biosynthesis transcription factor PdxR; its protein translation is MRDTSDLSALRLADAAQATGMPTYRALYERIREGILSGKLAPSSRLPSTRALASELGVARGTVEAAYERLVAEGFVIGRGAAGSRVNPHLSGTRLDAAAKVLPRDTGHGRIGDEKTARLNPDEPPAIGSPRAPRRNHRIENPSYVPLSAHGTPLPLQNGMPAFDEFPRKLWARLAARHARHLPADALSYQDAAGLAPLREAIAGYLAIARGIHCDPAQVIVTTGFQGALALIARLLLQPGDAVWCEDPGYFRAHEALRMVKATLVPVPVDSDGLDVAEGERRARHARLAVITPSHQSPLSVALPLERRLALLNWAQANQAWIVEDDYDSEFRYTGAPLPALKSLDGGERVLYAGSFGKVLFPGLRLGYLVVPPALCDDFTAATALLSPVHGWIEQATVTDFITEGHFSRHIRRMRQLYGERRTALADALRQHLPGRIELAQQAGGMHLLGWIEPHRDDRAVCRAAHVHGLAPGALSYFRIERQLPPALVMSFTNVPQTSASDVAKRVSLAFDDDEKSHRG